GTCGTCCactttcactaatttttttctgttaatttttgaagcctttttattttctatgatgtTTATACACAGAAAGAACATACAGAGGtatccaaagggaaaaaaaaatcccctgaaACAAAAAGTTCTATAATCCTAACACTCAGAAATTATCACCATTAAAGGTATCTGACACTAGGCATTGAATAAATaattgctgaatgaatgagttaAAAATTTGGTGCAGTCTTTTTTgtttatatggatttttttttaaatgctactaGTGTAATTtaattgtttgcttttttccttttactaGGTTGTGAATGTTTTTCCATGACAGTactcttctaattttcttttcagccACATTGAAATTGCATTGAGCCAAGCTTGCCACCAAGAGCCCAAGAGTCACCATGATGCTGAGCACTGAAGGCAGGGAGGGGTTCGTGGTGAAGGTCAGGGGCCTACCCTGGTCCTGCTCAGCTGATGAAGTGATGCGCTTCTTCTCTGATTGTAAAATCCAAAATGGCACATCAGGTATTCGTTTCATCTACACCAGAGAAGGCAGACCAAGTGGTGAAGCATTTGTTGAACTTGAATCTGAAGATGAAGTGAAATTGGCTTTGAAGAAGGACAGAGAAACCATGGGACATAGATATGTTGAAGTATTCAAGTCCAACAGTGTTGAAATGGATTGGGTGTTGAAGCATACAGGTCCGAATAGTCCTGATACTGCCAACGATGGCTTCGTCCGGCTTAGAGGACTCCCATTTGGCTGTAGCAAGGAAGAGATTGTTCAGTTCTTTTCAGGGTTGGAAATTGTGCCAAATGGGATGACACTGCCGGTGGACTTTCAGGGGCGGAGCACAGGGGAGGCTTTTGTGCAGTTTGCTTCACAGGAGATAGCTGAAAAGGCCTTAAAGAAACACAAGGAAAGGATAGGGCACAGGTACATTGAAATCTTCAAGAGTAGCAGAGCTGAAGTCCGAACCCATTATGATCCCCCTCGAAAGCTCATGGCTATGCAGCGACCAGGTCCTTATGATAGGCCAGGAGCTGGCAGAGGGTATAATAGCATTGGCAGAGGAGCTGGTTTTGAGAGGATGAGGCGGGGGGCATATGGTGGAGGGTATGGAGGCTATGATGACTATGGTGGCTATAACGACGGGTATGGCTTTGGGTCTGATAGATTTGGAAGAGACCTCAATTATTGTTTCTCAGGAATGTCAGATCACAGATATGGAGATGGTGGGTCCAGTTTCCAGAGCACCACAGGGCATTGTGTACACATGAGGGGGTTACCTTACAGAGCCACCGAGAatgatatttacaattttttctcCCCTCTTAATCCCATGAGAGTACACATTGAAATTGGACCAGATGGCAGAGTTACTGGTGAGGCAGATGTTGAATTTGCTACT
This window of the Urocitellus parryii isolate mUroPar1 chromosome X, mUroPar1.hap1, whole genome shotgun sequence genome carries:
- the Hnrnph2 gene encoding heterogeneous nuclear ribonucleoprotein H2; protein product: MMLSTEGREGFVVKVRGLPWSCSADEVMRFFSDCKIQNGTSGIRFIYTREGRPSGEAFVELESEDEVKLALKKDRETMGHRYVEVFKSNSVEMDWVLKHTGPNSPDTANDGFVRLRGLPFGCSKEEIVQFFSGLEIVPNGMTLPVDFQGRSTGEAFVQFASQEIAEKALKKHKERIGHRYIEIFKSSRAEVRTHYDPPRKLMAMQRPGPYDRPGAGRGYNSIGRGAGFERMRRGAYGGGYGGYDDYGGYNDGYGFGSDRFGRDLNYCFSGMSDHRYGDGGSSFQSTTGHCVHMRGLPYRATENDIYNFFSPLNPMRVHIEIGPDGRVTGEADVEFATHEDAVAAMAKDKANMQHRYVELFLNSTAGTSGGAYDHSYVELFLNSTAGASGGAYGSQMMGGMGLSNQSSYGGPASQQLSGGYGGGYGGQSSMSGYDQVLQENSSDYQSNLA